The following proteins come from a genomic window of Flavobacteriales bacterium:
- a CDS encoding response regulator, protein MTSTVDLIHWGVPIISIFILLVAWWLLNGRLKRQRLNDELALEKLEAERLKQLDLVKSDFFSNVTHEFRTPLTLILGHLDQVIPTIADERAKKELVVVKRNAKLLEKLINQLLDIAKIEADRMDLDLRKGNIVPLLNEIQKSFSSLAERKGIGLKFEVEEETINMDFDPDKIELVFYNLLSNAFKFTDRGEVGLKVGRIEKNGKQYCKLVVQDTGIGIVEEQIPKVFDRFYQSENSRWRKNKGTGIGLALVKDLVELHSGSIDLKSISGVGTEITILLPIDQVMVNTDSGLEIPALDTIDPELEMSFDFPAEKQTLSEEEMNAQNIVLVIEDNDDIRNFLRLTLEPNFRVFDAIDGETGIEKALEIVPDVIVCDVMMPGKDGFEVTKILKKQEKTSHVPIILLTAKAGVENRITGLETGADAYVPKPFSSDELHARINNLIDNRKKLKEKYSRSLLVKPEVTAEPSMEEKFLLRVKNVVDAHLDDENFSVEELSKEVGMSRAQLHRKLIALTGKSASRFVRNYRLEHAYQLLENRVGTVSEIAYRVGYSSPAYFTKCFTEDFGISPSQVKKEV, encoded by the coding sequence ATGACCTCTACCGTTGACCTGATACATTGGGGTGTCCCGATCATATCCATCTTCATTCTGTTGGTGGCCTGGTGGCTGCTGAATGGACGTTTGAAACGCCAGCGTCTGAACGATGAACTGGCATTGGAGAAATTGGAAGCCGAGCGCTTGAAGCAGCTTGACCTTGTAAAATCTGACTTCTTTTCGAACGTTACGCATGAGTTCCGCACGCCTCTGACGCTTATTCTCGGCCACTTGGACCAAGTGATTCCTACCATTGCAGACGAGCGTGCCAAGAAGGAACTGGTGGTTGTGAAGCGCAACGCCAAATTGCTCGAAAAGCTCATCAACCAACTGTTGGACATCGCCAAAATTGAGGCTGACCGCATGGATCTCGACCTCCGCAAAGGCAATATTGTTCCGTTGCTGAATGAGATTCAAAAATCGTTCTCATCCCTTGCGGAGCGGAAAGGAATCGGTTTGAAGTTTGAAGTGGAGGAAGAGACCATCAACATGGATTTCGACCCAGACAAAATTGAGCTTGTGTTTTACAACCTGCTCTCCAACGCTTTCAAGTTTACCGATCGCGGTGAGGTAGGCCTCAAGGTCGGACGGATAGAGAAGAATGGGAAACAGTACTGTAAACTGGTGGTTCAAGACACAGGAATCGGCATTGTGGAAGAACAGATTCCGAAGGTGTTCGACCGTTTCTATCAATCTGAGAATTCGCGCTGGCGCAAGAACAAAGGAACAGGCATCGGCCTCGCGCTGGTCAAAGACCTTGTAGAACTGCACAGCGGCAGCATCGACCTGAAAAGTATTTCGGGGGTTGGAACGGAGATAACGATTCTTCTGCCCATCGATCAGGTCATGGTAAATACCGATTCAGGCCTGGAGATCCCCGCATTGGACACCATCGATCCTGAATTGGAGATGTCATTCGATTTCCCCGCAGAAAAGCAAACGCTTTCAGAAGAGGAAATGAACGCACAGAATATTGTGCTGGTCATTGAGGACAATGACGATATCCGCAACTTCCTGCGATTGACATTGGAGCCTAATTTCCGTGTGTTTGATGCCATTGATGGCGAAACAGGAATTGAAAAGGCCTTGGAGATTGTTCCTGATGTAATCGTGTGTGATGTAATGATGCCTGGAAAGGACGGTTTTGAGGTGACCAAGATCCTGAAGAAGCAGGAAAAGACCAGCCACGTGCCCATCATTCTACTTACAGCAAAGGCCGGGGTCGAGAACCGTATTACTGGACTTGAGACGGGCGCAGATGCGTATGTTCCGAAGCCGTTCAGTTCGGATGAGTTGCATGCGCGCATCAACAACCTGATTGACAACCGCAAGAAGCTGAAGGAAAAGTATTCCCGTTCATTGCTTGTCAAACCAGAGGTGACAGCAGAGCCATCGATGGAGGAGAAATTCCTGCTACGGGTGAAAAACGTGGTGGATGCGCATTTGGATGATGAGAACTTTAGTGTGGAAGAACTGAGCAAGGAAGTAGGCATGAGCCGTGCCCAGTTGCACCGTAAACTCATTGCGCTTACAGGAAAGAGCGCCAGTCGCTTTGTACGCAATTACCGATTGGAGCACGCCTATCAATTGTTGGAGAACAGGGTTGGAACGGTTTCCGAGATCGCTTACCGTGTCGGATATAGCAGTCCGGCCTATTTTACCAAGTGTTTTACCGAAGATTTCGGCATCTCGCCAAGCCAGGTAAAGAAGGAGGTTTGA
- a CDS encoding cold-shock protein, whose amino-acid sequence MKKGTVKFFNDSKGYGFIIDTETKTEYFVHVSGLVSEIREDDEVEFELKEGRKGLNAVNVKVV is encoded by the coding sequence ATGAAAAAAGGAACAGTAAAGTTCTTTAATGACTCCAAAGGCTATGGATTTATTATTGACACCGAAACAAAAACAGAATACTTTGTCCATGTCTCTGGATTGGTAAGCGAAATCCGCGAAGATGACGAAGTAGAGTTCGAACTGAAAGAAGGCCGTAAAGGACTGAATGCAGTAAACGTGAAGGTTGTCTAA
- the purQ gene encoding phosphoribosylformylglycinamidine synthase subunit PurQ, protein MKFGVVVFPGSNCDQDMIYVLRNIMGQEVVELWHKDHDLQGVDFVVLPGGFSFGDYLRSGAIARFSPIMTEVIEFANKGGYVFGVCNGFQVLCEAGLLPGALLHNDNQKFICKNVNIRCETTDSMVTNQIQKGAVLKVPIAHGEGRFYADETNLAEINTNDQVLFRYCDADGKLDDAANPNGALQSIAGVTNKNRNVFGMMPHPERAADANLANEDGKALFESILAGITA, encoded by the coding sequence ATGAAATTCGGTGTAGTCGTTTTCCCAGGTTCCAACTGCGATCAGGATATGATCTATGTGCTGCGCAACATCATGGGCCAAGAGGTGGTGGAGCTTTGGCACAAGGACCACGACCTGCAAGGCGTTGATTTTGTAGTGCTTCCTGGAGGTTTTTCCTTCGGAGATTACCTGCGGTCTGGCGCCATTGCGCGCTTTTCGCCCATTATGACCGAAGTGATCGAGTTTGCGAACAAGGGCGGCTACGTGTTCGGGGTGTGCAACGGTTTTCAAGTGCTGTGCGAAGCAGGTCTGCTACCAGGTGCTCTTTTACACAACGACAACCAGAAGTTCATTTGCAAGAATGTGAACATCCGTTGTGAGACCACCGATTCAATGGTCACCAACCAGATACAGAAAGGAGCGGTGCTGAAAGTGCCTATTGCGCATGGCGAAGGTCGTTTCTATGCCGATGAGACCAACTTGGCCGAAATCAACACCAATGATCAGGTGCTGTTCCGCTATTGCGATGCGGACGGCAAACTGGATGATGCGGCCAACCCGAACGGGGCGTTGCAAAGCATTGCAGGCGTCACCAACAAGAACCGCAATGTGTTCGGTATGATGCCGCACCCTGAGCGTGCTGCCGATGCCAACCTCGCCAATGAGGACGGCAAGGCCCTGTTCGAATCCATCTTGGCAGGCATTACCGCCTAA
- a CDS encoding beta-glucosidase, whose amino-acid sequence MPYASALAKEYGLGFTADDFGKDFLWGVATAAYQIEGAWNEDGKGPSIWDTFTHKGNHIKHHDTGDVACDFYNRYASDIGLIKEMNMDVFRFSTAWSRVLPNGTGQVNQKGIDFYHRVIDSCLEQGVQPWLTLYHWDLPQALEDKGGWENRDVVGAFEEYANLITKTYGDKVKNWMVLNEPMAFTAIGYLLGIHAPGKAWPRNFVPTVHHASLCQAEGGRIVRANVPDANIGSTFSCSPVEPINEKGRHDETLKRFDVLINRLYIEPPQGLGYPTDDLPMIRKIEDYMQEGDEKRLAFDFDFYGLQNYSRMIVRGNGIIPYVVGTPLNPKKMKPKPEITDMGWEVHPEGIYKMLKYFDKYDGIKKIIVTENGAAFPDVVENGQVHDAKRKEFYQDYLRQVLRAKREGVNVGGYFCWSLMDNFEWAEGYDPRFGLVHVDFETQERIIKDSGLWFKEFLAHR is encoded by the coding sequence ATGCCTTATGCATCAGCCCTTGCAAAGGAGTACGGCCTCGGATTTACGGCCGATGATTTCGGAAAGGACTTTCTGTGGGGCGTGGCCACAGCGGCCTACCAGATTGAAGGTGCGTGGAATGAAGACGGCAAAGGACCTTCCATTTGGGACACGTTCACGCATAAGGGCAATCACATCAAACACCACGATACGGGCGATGTGGCCTGCGACTTCTACAATCGCTATGCGTCCGACATCGGGCTCATCAAAGAAATGAACATGGATGTGTTCCGATTCTCTACGGCTTGGTCGCGCGTGCTGCCCAACGGAACGGGACAGGTGAACCAGAAGGGCATCGACTTTTACCACCGCGTGATCGATTCGTGCTTGGAGCAGGGCGTGCAACCTTGGCTTACGCTTTACCATTGGGACCTTCCGCAAGCATTGGAAGACAAAGGCGGCTGGGAGAACCGCGATGTGGTGGGCGCATTTGAGGAATACGCCAACCTCATTACCAAAACCTATGGCGATAAGGTGAAGAACTGGATGGTGCTCAACGAACCCATGGCGTTTACGGCCATCGGTTACCTGTTGGGCATTCACGCGCCAGGGAAAGCCTGGCCAAGGAATTTCGTTCCAACTGTGCATCATGCCTCGCTTTGTCAGGCTGAGGGCGGAAGAATCGTCCGCGCCAATGTACCCGATGCCAACATCGGCAGCACCTTCAGTTGTTCGCCTGTGGAACCGATCAACGAAAAAGGAAGGCACGATGAGACCTTGAAACGTTTCGATGTGCTGATCAACCGCCTCTACATAGAACCTCCACAAGGCTTGGGCTATCCCACAGATGACCTGCCAATGATCCGCAAGATCGAAGATTACATGCAGGAAGGCGATGAGAAGCGTTTGGCCTTCGATTTCGATTTCTATGGCTTGCAGAACTACTCACGAATGATCGTGCGGGGCAACGGCATCATCCCTTATGTTGTCGGAACGCCTTTGAACCCGAAGAAGATGAAACCGAAACCAGAGATCACCGACATGGGCTGGGAGGTTCATCCCGAAGGGATCTACAAAATGCTGAAGTACTTTGATAAGTATGATGGCATCAAGAAGATCATTGTAACGGAGAACGGGGCTGCCTTCCCCGATGTGGTGGAAAACGGCCAAGTGCATGACGCCAAGCGCAAAGAGTTCTATCAGGATTACCTGCGTCAGGTGCTGCGCGCCAAGCGCGAAGGCGTGAATGTGGGCGGATACTTCTGCTGGTCGCTGATGGACAATTTCGAGTGGGCCGAAGGTTACGATCCGCGCTTCGGACTGGTGCATGTTGACTTCGAAACGCAGGAACGGATCATCAAGGATTCTGGCCTTTGGTTCAAGGAGTTCCTCGCTCATCGATAG
- a CDS encoding SpoIIE family protein phosphatase, producing MNTVYGQSYDLEILDSESGIVGSQINGLTQDSHGYVWIATNSGVSRFDGKHFKNYHKKDGMAENHSSAILCDSDDHIWVGHQSGGISIFYGDSIVSITEKSGLANNEVHDIFQDRSGNIWIATFGGLSKFDGTNWSSMTTSDGLSSNNARCIAEDANGNIWVGTYGAGINILENGQVKSLSVVNGLVNNYVTDICAYRDQMMIGTLNGLSTWRSGRFHEPSFSNKLINSQINRISCNKNGDLWLGTFNGATRVRNETVFNLTEANGLTSNEVLSILNDREGNTWLGTRKGLVRIKNLAFAHFFSSDDEEIEPTCIFKDSKGTIWVGNESGGVLKFDGSRFVKAFADPDINDRQISSIGEDGDGNLWFGTMDFGGIFQWNGKKLYIYSDEFGLADNNINCLARDADGNLIIGTPSGLSIYDGMDFSMIPISDDPAENHITTLQTTSNGTVAIGTSDGSVFVLDGMSAEKIEGISASSPITDICESSYGLTIASQVDGIYFVKDGKIRHLDEGSGLRGSSLRSVAQLGKNLYVGTTQGLQQLWFIGDSLIVRTFDYSHGFLGKTCKRGSILSEGDNLWVGTTKGVTRFTTKERGDDLNEPLTFLTNIQLEQQDVNWEELGFETDSEGLPKNLVLDYTQNSLTFIFKGINHRQPEDVTYRCILEGNEHTWNPPSSQAFVSYPNLQPGKYTFKLVACNSANICNQNPITFSFEITPPFWRTWTFYIIFSLILLIATYLYILLRERRLKEEKRLLESTVEERTKELREQKEIVEGQNKHITESIDYARNIQMAVLPSEDELNRAFDDHFVFYRPKDVVGGDFYWVFVDGDITWAAAVDCTGHGVAGAFMSMIGTDLLNQIIIEKKVNDPAVVLDEMDKGIKLAFAQSAKEFETDQGMDMALVRIDRKKKVLEFAGAQRPLYLMQGGTLLHIEGNRHSISCAEQRGAEPFVKHTHKVHGNTVAYLFSDGIVDQFGGPNGKKFMIRRLRDFIEKNGSRSMKEQLAELSHEFDTWKGSDMMQVDDVMLLGIQL from the coding sequence TTGAACACAGTTTATGGCCAGTCCTACGACCTGGAGATTCTTGACTCCGAGAGCGGCATTGTGGGTTCTCAGATCAACGGACTTACACAGGACAGTCATGGTTATGTGTGGATCGCCACCAACTCAGGCGTAAGCCGTTTTGACGGCAAACATTTCAAAAACTATCACAAAAAAGATGGAATGGCTGAGAATCACAGTTCGGCCATCCTGTGCGATAGCGATGACCATATTTGGGTCGGCCACCAATCTGGGGGCATCTCCATCTTTTACGGAGATTCCATTGTTTCCATAACCGAAAAGTCGGGTCTTGCGAACAACGAGGTACACGACATTTTTCAGGACAGAAGCGGCAATATTTGGATCGCCACATTCGGGGGACTTTCCAAGTTTGATGGGACAAATTGGAGTTCGATGACCACTTCTGACGGTCTTTCCTCGAACAATGCGCGATGCATTGCAGAGGATGCCAACGGAAACATCTGGGTGGGAACGTATGGCGCGGGCATCAACATTCTGGAAAACGGCCAAGTGAAAAGTCTTTCCGTTGTGAACGGGCTGGTGAACAACTACGTGACGGACATCTGCGCTTACCGCGATCAGATGATGATCGGTACGCTGAACGGACTGAGCACGTGGCGTTCGGGCAGATTCCATGAACCATCATTCTCAAACAAGCTGATCAACAGCCAGATCAACCGAATTTCGTGCAACAAGAACGGAGACCTCTGGCTTGGAACATTCAATGGGGCAACCCGTGTGCGCAACGAAACCGTTTTCAATCTGACGGAGGCAAATGGCCTCACAAGCAATGAAGTGCTGAGCATACTGAATGACCGCGAGGGAAATACGTGGCTTGGTACCCGAAAAGGATTGGTGCGCATTAAAAACCTGGCCTTTGCCCACTTCTTTTCCTCAGACGATGAGGAGATTGAACCGACCTGCATCTTTAAGGACAGCAAGGGAACCATCTGGGTAGGGAATGAAAGCGGTGGCGTGCTGAAATTTGACGGCAGTCGGTTTGTAAAGGCGTTTGCCGACCCCGACATCAACGACCGACAGATAAGTTCTATTGGCGAAGACGGTGACGGAAACCTATGGTTCGGCACCATGGATTTTGGAGGTATTTTCCAATGGAACGGGAAGAAACTCTACATATATTCTGACGAGTTCGGTTTGGCAGACAACAACATCAATTGCCTGGCGCGGGATGCTGACGGGAACCTCATAATCGGCACCCCGAGCGGCCTGAGCATTTATGATGGGATGGATTTCAGCATGATCCCGATAAGTGATGATCCTGCAGAAAACCATATTACCACGCTTCAGACCACTTCCAACGGCACGGTGGCCATCGGAACTTCGGACGGGAGCGTGTTCGTTCTGGACGGCATGTCGGCAGAAAAGATCGAAGGCATCAGCGCCAGCTCGCCCATTACCGATATATGTGAGAGCAGCTACGGCCTGACCATTGCCTCACAAGTGGACGGGATCTATTTTGTCAAAGACGGAAAGATCCGTCACTTGGATGAAGGAAGTGGCCTTCGCGGTTCTTCGCTACGATCGGTGGCCCAGCTGGGTAAGAATCTCTATGTAGGAACAACCCAAGGCCTGCAACAGCTTTGGTTCATAGGCGATTCGCTCATTGTCCGAACCTTCGATTATTCGCACGGTTTTTTGGGAAAGACATGTAAACGTGGCTCCATTCTCTCCGAAGGAGACAATCTGTGGGTTGGAACCACAAAAGGGGTTACCCGATTTACCACCAAAGAGCGTGGAGACGACCTGAACGAACCATTGACCTTCCTTACAAACATTCAACTTGAACAGCAGGACGTGAATTGGGAAGAACTCGGGTTTGAAACAGACAGCGAGGGTCTTCCAAAAAATCTGGTGCTCGATTACACGCAGAATTCGTTGACCTTCATCTTTAAGGGAATCAATCATCGCCAACCAGAAGACGTTACCTACCGCTGTATCTTGGAAGGGAACGAGCACACCTGGAACCCACCAAGCTCACAGGCGTTCGTTAGCTATCCCAATCTACAGCCAGGAAAATACACCTTTAAGCTTGTAGCCTGCAACAGCGCAAACATCTGTAATCAGAATCCGATCACCTTCTCGTTCGAGATCACACCACCTTTCTGGAGAACTTGGACATTCTACATCATCTTCAGTCTGATTCTTCTGATTGCAACCTACCTGTACATTCTGCTGCGCGAACGAAGACTGAAGGAGGAAAAGCGTCTTCTCGAATCAACGGTGGAGGAACGCACCAAAGAACTTCGTGAGCAGAAGGAAATTGTAGAAGGTCAGAACAAGCACATTACAGAGAGTATCGATTACGCGCGGAACATTCAGATGGCGGTGCTGCCTTCTGAAGATGAATTGAACCGTGCGTTTGATGACCATTTCGTTTTCTACCGTCCGAAAGATGTTGTCGGTGGAGATTTCTATTGGGTTTTCGTGGATGGCGATATCACATGGGCCGCTGCTGTGGATTGTACAGGCCATGGTGTGGCGGGTGCATTCATGAGCATGATCGGAACCGACCTGTTGAATCAGATCATCATCGAGAAAAAAGTGAACGACCCAGCAGTGGTGCTCGATGAAATGGACAAAGGGATCAAGCTGGCCTTTGCCCAGAGCGCCAAGGAATTTGAGACCGATCAGGGAATGGACATGGCCCTGGTACGGATTGACCGTAAGAAGAAGGTATTGGAATTTGCGGGAGCGCAACGGCCGCTGTACCTCATGCAAGGCGGAACGCTGCTTCACATAGAAGGCAACCGACATTCCATCAGCTGCGCGGAACAGCGCGGTGCTGAACCGTTTGTGAAACACACGCACAAGGTCCATGGAAACACGGTTGCTTACCTGTTCTCCGATGGAATTGTGGATCAGTTCGGTGGACCGAATGGTAAAA